Sequence from the Fragaria vesca subsp. vesca linkage group LG4, FraVesHawaii_1.0, whole genome shotgun sequence genome:
CTTGGATTTTCGCTTTAGAAGTTTACTAAGTTCCGAAATTAAGCAGAGAGCGAAAGTGAAGAGGTAAGCGCTTTCGAAGTTTTAGTTAGTCAAACAGAAGTCTTTAGTAAGTATGCTTAGAAGTTCTGAAATTAAGCAAAGTGTGAAGAAGTAAGCTATAAGTATGTAGCAAAGATTGGAAGAAGTAGAAAGATATTGGAAACGGAATAATTGAATAAGATGTTTGATGATATTCGATCAAAACAGTTACTTAACTAGATGCTCGTTCTTGCAGTGTGGTGTTAATGTGATGTAGTCTGATTTGTTTTGTTTTTTTGTATTGTTCAGTTTGGGCAGATGCAGACACGTGGTTTGAGCGACAGCAACAAGAGGAGGAAATGCTGCGTATGCAGAAGGAGAACAAGGCTGCCATGGAGGCTGCGGAAGAGCTGCACAGGAAGAAGATGGCGCAAGAGCGAGACGGGGAGAAAGAAGAGGAGATTAAGAATGACCCCATGGCAATGGCTGAAGCAGAGGTTCTCAAACAGGAGGACTAGTTCCGTTGCTTCCAAGTGAGGCATCGTAGGAAGATAGTCATGTAGTTCTGTCAAATCCGTGTCCTTGTTAAACTCAGTTGTAATGAAACATTTACTGATTGTGAATTCACATGGTTAGGCAGGCATCCCAGAACTGTTGAAAGGGTTTTGGTTGTTGTGGGGTGCTTGGTTTTGATTGTATGGGTGGATAATAGCTTCTGTGATACCAGTTTGAAATGGATGACTCTTTAACTCTGATATCTGATTATGTTGTGGATTTATATTCTTTTTTGTATGGGGGTTTGGAACCCAGTGGAAATTGTGGATTTATATTCAATTCACCAAAATAAGGTCTCAAATTCTAATCCCTATTGCTCCTAAATCTTGGTTCTAAAAATAGAAAATGATAAAAAAAAAAAAAAAAAAACGAACACGCTTTTGGCACGTGCAGAGCTGTTTCTTCTCTCTCCCGCTAAGCTCAACTAATGAGTAGAACCAACACAGACTTATCAGCAAGAAGCTTTCTTCCATGTTTGAAGAGAGCAAGAAGACCCAGTAGTCTGAGCTGCTTTTACAACCCAGAACTTGAGCTCGTCAATGGCTTTGCTATCTTTCACTCGCTTTCTACAACTACCCAGGTTCTCTCTCTCTCTCACTCTCGCAAATTTCCAATCTTTATTCAAAACTCATTTGGTTCTTGAGCTGAAATGGAAAATGAACAATCTTTCTGGGTTTTCATAGTTTTAATCTTTTCTTGAGGATTTGAATCAAAAACCCTGGAAAGGACTAGAATTTGCTTAAACCTCTAAAACCCTACACTTTAATTGTATGATTAGTGATGGTTTTGATAGTGAAATTGTTCAATGAAATTTGCAGGTGCCATTTGGATTGGCCGAATAAGCTGTCACTTAATTTAGTTCAACTTCAGGGTTTTAGGTTACACAGTAAAAAATGGGGCCTTGCAGCTATGTCAAAAAAGATAAACAATTCAGAGAATTCGGGTTTAGATGGAGTGAATGAGGAGGAGGTTGTCGTGAAGAAGAAGAAGACAACTGGGACTACTAAACGGACTCGGAAGAAGACAGCTTCGGATAGTGATGCTTCGAGTGATGAAGATGTTGGTGAAGAGCCTAAGAAAAGGGGGAGACGTAAGAAAGGTACGCTCCCTCATTGATGTTTTTGTATTGTTGTGTATAGATTATTGGTTGAATGTGCTAAAATGGGAACTTTATATGTTTTAGCTGTATCTGCTTCGGTAAGTGTGGAGGGAGAGCAATCTGAGAAGAAGGTGAGGAAGAGAAGAACTAAGAAGAAGGTTGATGAGATTGCGAGCCAGGTTAGTGAAGCTGAAGTTAGTGATGCTGAGGAGCTTACATTTGTTTTGGATGTGAAGGATGAGACTGAGGATGATCTACAGTTGGAAATAGATGACGGAGAGGATATCAGCTATACTTATGGTTGGCCTCCTCTTGTGTGCTGCTTTGGAGCTGCACAACATGCTTTTGTGCCATCGGGAAGGCCAGCCAACAGACTCTTAGATTATGAAATACATGAAAGAAAGAAAGATGCATTATGGGCCCCTGAAAAGTTCATTAGGTCTCCTGGGGGATGTGCAGGTAGTGTGGCGATTGCTCTTGCAAGCTTGGGCGGCAAGGTTGCTTTCATGGGAAAACTTGGAGATGATGACTATGGCAAGGCCATGTTATATTATATGAATGCCAATAATGTTCAAACCCGGTCTGTTCGCATGGATAGTAGAAGGTCAACTGCAGTATCACAGATGAAGATTGGTAAAAGAAATCGCTTGAGATTGACTTGTGTCAGACCCTGTGCTGAGGATTCTTTAACAAAGTCAGAGATCAACATGGATGTGCTGAAGGAGGTAAAACTTTCCTATGAAAATGAATTAACTTTAATGCTTTCTTGTTCATTGTTTGTATATCTGATACAATGCCAATTGATAAATGCATGATGTTTACCTCATGAGTCTTGGGAATAGGGTTTAGAAACAGCCACGCAAACCTTTTTTTTTATATTGCTTATTTTTACTTACTTTTGGTTGTAAAATTTGGGGGGATGATATCATGAGCACGATGTGCAATTATACTTAAAATGCAACTCTTGCTGAGAAGTTTCGCACATGTAACTCAGTAAGTATCAAATAAAAAAGAAACATTAGACATGATCTAAAACTGTAATTGAGTGTGAGCATTAGATTGTTGCAGTTCGAGTGCTTTCTGCCATGGATAGCTTATAACAACCTATCATGCAGGCAAAGATGTTCTACTTCAACACACATTCTCTGCTTGATCAAAACATGAGGTCAACTACACTCCAAGCAATCAAAATTGCAAAGCAGCTGGGCGGAGTTGTTTTCTATGATGTAAACCTTCCATTACCGTTGTGGCAGTCTTCTGAAGAAACTAAGTTGTTCATACAGCAAGTATGGAATATTGCTGATATTATTGAAGTTACTAAGCAAGAGCTTGAGTTTCTATGCGGAGTCCAGCCTTCTGAGGAATTCGACACCAAAGATAATGCCAGATCGAAGTTTGTTCACCATAGACGAGAAATGATTGCCCCACTTTGGCATGAAAACCTTAAGGTTTTGTTTGTGACAAATGGTACTTCTAAGATACATTACTATACAAAGGAACATGATGGTGCTGTTAATGGGATGGAGGATCCCCCTATTAGTCCTTTCACTTCTGATATGTCCGCATCTGGAGATGGTATTGTGGCAGGTACACTCTTGTGATCTATTCTGTGGATGTGACTTATGATATAACCTATCTTATTTTACTTTTAGCAGTAGATCCCCTTAAACTACTAGAAAGTAACCCTTCCTTGTGTAGAGTCTGCTTAGCTGCATTTGGGTGCCAGCTATCAGAACTCCCAAATAGGAACCATTTATTGTGCTTCATAATGCCACCTTCAGGAGAAGCCTGCAGTGGTCCATTATAGTTAATCTCTTAAGGGAATACTGCGGCTTCAAACAAGACATTCTTTAAAAATTAATCTAGGGGGCTTGTGTTAAGCTTCAAAGTGGACAGCAATACAACATTATGTTTGAATTCTTTGATGAAGATATATCCTTGTCATTCATCTCATGGCATCATGTACATAAGAATGAATGTGTACTGTTATCATTTGTAGGTATTTGAAGAAGCCCACTTCTTATTTTAGATTATGTCAGCTCTTCTTATTTTATATAATGTAAATGATCATTATTGGTTCGTCTTTGCATGTTTTCTGCCATAATTATTCAAAAGCTGTAAGAAATAGCCATTATGACAACTCTATAGGACACATTACTAATTATCTAGGCTGGTATACTGTTGAAATGATATAACTGGAATAATGTTCAACTCTGATATCATGAAATGTGTAAGTCTATCTGGGCTGGTATAATATGCATTGGTTTCTTCCAGTGTGCCATTCGCATTGTCCTAACTTCAGTTTTGCAATTCCATTTCAGCTCTCATGAGAATGTTGACAGTTCAACCACATCTAGTTACTGATAGAGAATATTTGGAGCATTCCATCAAGTATGCAATTGATTGTGGGGTCATAGATCAATGGTTGCTTGGGCGATCTAGGGGCTTCCCTCCTAGAGAAGATATGGAAGACGTGGTTACTGATCCAGATGGTATAAGATCTGTAACCGAAATGGAATATCGCACATTACCTGATGAGGTCCTTGCCTGATAAATAGGAAGTCATTCTGTCACAAAGTTAACCAAGTGATTTTGCTTTCCTCTAGTAGGATCCCCAATTTTGTATGTGATGAGTAGACTTCATAAGCAAAGATTTAAAGCCTAGTGCAATTTATCAGAGCTGCAATCCTTTATCACAGTTGCAGGTTTCAGTTTGTTAGTTTGTTTTTTTGAACTTCTTCTCTTCCGACTTTGAAAAATCGTTAAAAAAAAAAAACGAAAGTCCAGATTTTTGACTGCTGTCAGTTCAAGAAGTGCTTTGAAATCATGATTCGAATTTAGTAAAAAAAAAACCGTGTTGTCCACAACTTTATGAAAAATCAGGGGATTTTTTTTTCCTTCCTCTTTTGTGTTGAGAAAGCTGTGGATTGATCTGTCCAAATGTGCAGGCTTCTACTCATGTAACTTTGTCGTTTGAATCAAGAAATTGGATGGTTTGGAGACATTGAATGATTGAAACATGTTGAGTTATCTTAATCTTATCCAGATAGAGTATACATCCCACACGCTTTAAGCATCACTGTTTTGATAAAGATCAGATATGTGAAGTAGTTTTCATTGATTAAACTGGGGTGGTTGAGGTTAGGTGAAGAACAAGATGATGTCAAACCTTTGTGTGGGATTAGAAATGTCATTTTCCTTTTCTTTATGGGGGATTACATTTCTGTTTCGTAATCAAATCAAAGTATCAAACCTAATAAGGCTAAAATTAGGTTCAAATTATCGAGAAGTGCAGGCCAAGAAGTTATATTAGATTCCTTTCATAGAATTTGATTTTTAAGCTGAAAAATTTGCACAACTACAGAGCTTATGGTAATCCACACGATTACCCAAATTGTAAGATCTGCCCACCAATCCTTTAGCTCACCAATCATTATTCAATGTGTAATTTAATGTTATTTTAATCCTTTAGCTCACCCTTGATCATTGGGGTAACCCCCTATTTCCATTTAGTTGACATCAGATGCCAGATGATCACCATGTTCATGGCTAAATCATCTAGCATATGCCTTGTGATCTTGTCTATGTTCCTTAAGAGTAGGGGAAACAACCTGTTAATGAGAAAAGAACCAAAAGAGAAGCAAAAACACATACTATACAAGTTTCTAACAGAAAAATTGGCTCTTGCTGAATATATATAAGGTAACTCTCCAAAATGCCAGTCAGGCTCCAGTCGAGAATTCCGTCCAATGTTCAGTTACTCCTACAAGCAAGTAGAACCAGAAATGGCTTTTGCATCAAAGACCCCAGCTTTATTGACCTCTTCTTACAAAAGGGTACTAACACTTTTCCAAACCCATCAAGAAGAGAGGAAGACAAGGCGAAATGGGGAACTTCACACAAAAAGCTTGAAAAAAAAGGTGACAAGATGAAAAAGAAATGGAACCACATGTGTCCTTCACTACGTACAAAACATACACTTTGACATGAAGAGATTGACCCTACTCCGAAAATTGAAAGCCATCGAGTTTTGAGGCTGCTGGTTTATCCATAAACCACACCAACTTACCCTTCAGTGGCTGGACAATTCCTGCAGGAACTGATGCGAAGTTCGGATCCACACCATCTATTGCAAGGTGTGCAGCCTCAGCTTTGCTTTCACCAGTCACAACTATAGCTACGTTGGATGCTGAGTTGATAACAGGCAAAGTGAATGTAATTCTCTCAGGTGGAGGTTTGGGGGAATCAGTTAGATAGGTTACCCACTCATCTTTCTCCTCGAGCACTGAGTGGTTAGGGAATAATGAGGCAACATGGCCATCGGAGCCCATTCCTAGGAGGATCAGGTCAAATTTGGGGCAGTCACTTATATCTGACACACTGATCACACGAGATTTCACCAACTGTCGAATGACAAACTCATACTCATCAGATGCCTCCTCTGCTGACACTGAATCATTAATGGAATGCACATGGCTCGGAATAATAGGTACCTGTGTACATAATATGCTAACGAGCATGAGGAATACATATGGATTATGAGAACTAGCAAAATTACATTTAGCATTGCTGCAAAACTAGCCACAGTTGTAAACTAAAATGCTCCAATCAAAGAAAAGGCAAAGCTCAATATGACATTCCAATACTGCAATTAGACTAATACTTTGATCTATATGTTCTCTAATACTGAATGGTTTTATGCGCATTTTACATTCAACATTGATCAGCATAATCATACTCTAAACACTTTCAGCTAATACAAAATGCATGGTAGCATGCAGAGGATAATCACAAAGGATTCAAAGTTCAACGTATAGCTCGAGTAGCTGTAGCATGATATATACTTACTAGCAAGTAATTGTATACTGTAAACACATAGAACCATAGGAGCAAGCGAACCACCTCTTCAATCTACAAACTTTACTATAAAGCTTTAGTCTAATTTGTTACAGAAACATATATGTTAATCACTCTTTTCACATCAATGATATAGGATGCCCAATACCAGTTTTAAAATCAGAATACATCAAGGACAATGGTAGACAGCATCACATAAAAGTGGTCGTAAGGTTCAGAAATTGCAAGTACTTGTTACAGTAACTGAATTCTGATGAAACTACCAAAAAGTTAAACGCGTCAGTCTTGAATTCACAATATTAGATTATTCCTTCCTCAGATCTGCACCATAAAAACTCTTCCCAAAGGATGTTTTTACATGTTTTAAGTTTCTCTGCTTCGGCACAGATGAGTAGTAGAAAGAGTAACCGTTCTTTCCACCATATATATGTTTCCTTCCATTTGGATCACAACACAATGGAAATTAAGTAGAAGATGAGGAAAGGTCACCCAAGATGGCTTTGCCTTTAAAAATACAGAGAAATGCAGTGATAACCAGCTTTAAGCTGATAATGTTATGAGCATGAGAGGCCGCTAAAATAGAAAAGAACTGAGGTACTTGGAAACTAGAAGTAACTGAAAGGAAGGTTTGCTGAAGTAGACTCATGGAGTCAAGGTGTTCGAAAGGCAATATAAGACACAGAAACAACCCACATAATCTGCAGGAGTGAACCTTCCTTAACCAAAAGCCAAAGTATTTCCAAAACTTGAATGACAACTATCAGAAATAGCTTCAATCTATAAGGTGGTTTGGAAAGTATTATGAAGATTTTAGTGAAACTATAGACTTCAGCAACAGGTTCCAAAACCTGAAACCAGACTCTAGATACTATAAGAGTCTTCGAATGAGGCACCCACCTAGGGTCTGCCTCATCTTCCTTTCAAAAAAAAATAAAAATAAAGCATCTTCAATCCACCTCACATTTGTTGGATGACTCTACAAGGTAGCTTTTGGTTGCAGGAGTAAACATTGATGGGAATGGAATCAAAATATGAATGGAATCGGAGGAATTAAGGTAGATATATTGAAGTAAATACTGGCAAGACCCAACCTGCAGATTACGAAACAACAATATAAAGGGAACTCTACACCCTGCTTTTAGAACTATAATCACATCCCTTTCTCATACCCTGGTTTCCCTTGGTTTGATTGGTCGTTCAAAGGAGAGAGAGTACGCAACGAAGAAACATCATATTAAAGCTAGGAAACCAAAGTATATGAAGTTTAATTTCCGGTGAATCAATTAGTTCAAGATCAAACTGCAGCCTGCAATGGGCTGGGAAAGTGAAAAGGACAGAAGAATAGTACCTTAGACAAAAACAGATCCTTTGCAAGCTTGTAATTGCTATCAACATGATTTTTTGCCACAACACGCTCGTCAGCCCAAAAAATATACCACTTGTCCCAGTCTACAGTCTTGTTATAAGGAGCTTGACACAGTTTTCTGCTTTCCCACCATCAACAATACATCAACAAAAGAATCACAAAACAAAAGGAACCAAAAATTTGGGAAAAGGAATGATTGATACCTCATTAAGCCAATGAGAGAACCACCAGATAAAGCCATTGCAAAAACGCCGCGCTCCTTCACCGCTGCCTCTGATATTTCAGCAATGTAGTCTGCCAAAACAGCGCTAAGCTCATCCAAACTTTCATGAATTCTCAACTCTCTATCTTTACGAACTTCGGAAAGAGCCATGCTTCCCCACAAGTTTGACACACTGTGGCCACAAACAAGGATCAACAATTCAGATACAATAGAGGGAACCAACAATGTTGCATTCCAATCTCTGCTAAACAACCAAGGCCAGGCAAACTCAAGGTCTAGAAGAAGAGGACTAAAACCGATAAAGCCATCCACTTGCAACTCATGGGCTTTGATTCACATTAGGGGATTAAAAATCTATATCCCAACTGGTCCAGGAAATTCATAATTCCACACATAAACAGTGATAGTCAATCAGTGTGTGCATAATTGGGTCCAAACTGCAACAAAACCAAAGGGTCTGACGATCACAGCCTAAAGATCTTTACAAACAGTAAAGTTTCAATCTTTAATGAATATCACAGCAAGAGCAGACATACCCAGATCACAAAACAACCAGACCACACATCCCATTACATCAAGGAACTCAGAAAACACAAACAACACGAAAGCTAGAAACACATAATGCCATGCAAATTAAGAATACTGATACTGAAAACAGAAAATGGGAGAGACAGCAAAACAGGGAATAAAGAAATAAAGAAACAGATGCTTACAAAGAAGAAGAAGAAGAGAGAAGACAGAGAAGCTAGGGGTGGCAGAAGAGAAGTAAGAAACTGACGAAGGTGGAAGATGGGTATCAACAACGAAATAATTATATAATATATATAAGGGTGATCATCATCATCATCATCATCAAAATACTCATATTACTTGTCCAAAATCCATTTACTCATTGGAATAAAATACTACTTCATTCACTAGAAGTTGAGAAGGAATTTATTTACCTTCTGGGTTTCCACGTGCATCCAACGATCGTGACAAATCACACAGACGAAAACACCTCTTCTCAAAGTAAACGGATAAAACCAACCAAAACTGAAAAAATAAAACTAACCCTTAATTCTTTCTCACTGTTCTTTTCTTTTACAGAAAAGAAAAATCCCTCTGCCCTATATTCTCTGCTAAATGAGAGGAAGAGACAAAAACACTAATGAACTTTAGAAAAAAGAGTTGTCAGTGTTTGATATTGAGAAGTAAACTAAAACTAGCAGAGTTTCATTAAAGATTGCCCACCTGGTTGTTTGGGAACTAAAGAAGATGAACACTGGTCCTTTTGTGACGAGGACAACTGTTAGGTTTCACTGTGTCCATTTATGGGTTTTGGATTTAGACCTTCTTCTAGTTTACCAATATATCCAACCTGACCAACAAAAATTAATGGAAACCTAGAAATAGGGTGAATCCCTTAAATGTATAATAGCTTTTTTCTGGATAAATTCATTCTTAAGCCTCCTATTGGTCCTATACTTTCTGCAAGACTGCAATTACCAATGCTCTCTGATATATGGAATATAGGAAAAGAAAAAAAGTTTATTCAAAGTTGAAAAGAACATTTATTTAACAGATACATAATGCTAAACATATTTGAAAAGTCATGCTCTACGAATGGTCGAATACTAAACTCATAACAAAAGTAAATTTCAAATGACACATGAAATCTTAAAGATGTGTCACATGATACGTCCAAACATGTCAAGTCATGTCGATTCCTATATATATCTCGCAATTCTTTTATGTCAAATTACCATATATATTTACATGTTTTTGATTTAAAATACATTGCAAGATATACTCAATTGTGATACCAGAATACATACATATTGTATTAATTTAATTCTCCTAAAATTGGACTCAAAGACAACCATGTACTAATAATAGGTTTCTTTCGATGTTCCCTTGATGAATCTCGTTTCCTATATTTTGTTTGTTTGCTTGCATACTTTTGAATATGTTGTTGCTTCACTTGCTTGTCTCCCCAAAAGCAGCTATTCACACTTTATATATTTTGATGTATAATCATGTGACATATGTGTCTAATAACCTCATACTCATCACCTACCTTAGATCCACATATTCTTCCACTAACAGTAGTTGTACCTAGGAAAACATGCACACTATTTGAGAATACACATTAACATATTTCAACCCTATGATCAGTGAGTAAACAATGCAATAACAAAACCCAGTAATACACTGATTGAGGTGACCAACCTAAAATTCATGATCATTAAGGTGTTGCACAATCTGGGTTG
This genomic interval carries:
- the LOC101305748 gene encoding probable fructokinase-1-like, which translates into the protein MALLSFTRFLQLPRCHLDWPNKLSLNLVQLQGFRLHSKKWGLAAMSKKINNSENSGLDGVNEEEVVVKKKKTTGTTKRTRKKTASDSDASSDEDVGEEPKKRGRRKKAVSASVSVEGEQSEKKVRKRRTKKKVDEIASQVSEAEVSDAEELTFVLDVKDETEDDLQLEIDDGEDISYTYGWPPLVCCFGAAQHAFVPSGRPANRLLDYEIHERKKDALWAPEKFIRSPGGCAGSVAIALASLGGKVAFMGKLGDDDYGKAMLYYMNANNVQTRSVRMDSRRSTAVSQMKIGKRNRLRLTCVRPCAEDSLTKSEINMDVLKEAKMFYFNTHSLLDQNMRSTTLQAIKIAKQLGGVVFYDVNLPLPLWQSSEETKLFIQQVWNIADIIEVTKQELEFLCGVQPSEEFDTKDNARSKFVHHRREMIAPLWHENLKVLFVTNGTSKIHYYTKEHDGAVNGMEDPPISPFTSDMSASGDGIVAALMRMLTVQPHLVTDREYLEHSIKYAIDCGVIDQWLLGRSRGFPPREDMEDVVTDPDGIRSVTEMEYRTLPDEVLA
- the LOC101306035 gene encoding probable 6-phosphogluconolactonase 1-like isoform 1 — protein: MALSEVRKDRELRIHESLDELSAVLADYIAEISEAAVKERGVFAMALSGGSLIGLMRKLCQAPYNKTVDWDKWYIFWADERVVAKNHVDSNYKLAKDLFLSKVPIIPSHVHSINDSVSAEEASDEYEFVIRQLVKSRVISVSDISDCPKFDLILLGMGSDGHVASLFPNHSVLEEKDEWVTYLTDSPKPPPERITFTLPVINSASNVAIVVTGESKAEAAHLAIDGVDPNFASVPAGIVQPLKGKLVWFMDKPAASKLDGFQFSE